In Micromonospora sp. WMMA1363, a genomic segment contains:
- a CDS encoding thiamine pyrophosphate-dependent enzyme, which produces MLEIVGESLARRLVDWGVDTVFGLPGDGINGLMEGFRRQREKLNFFLVHHEEAAAFMATGYAKSTGRLGVCAATSGPGAVHLLNGLYDAKLDHIPVLAITGMQETSVLGSYYQQEVHTTQLYHDVASYNLMVTNPQQLPAVVDLAIRDAVSKRTVAHLSFPNDVQVAPVSADPYRHVSPGKPPMSATVVSYPQLPPDPTELARAAEVLKQGRKVAMLVGVGARRARAEVLAVAEALASPIVKTLSGKLVVPDDHPLTTGGLGLLGTAPSEDLMEECDTLLMVGTSYPYAKYLPAPGQARVVQIDIDPSLIGMRLPVEAPVCADATLALRQLLPLLGHRSDRSFLEKYQRRMDAWRSEMAGLEDPRRDPVAPQYLVSCIDEAAADDAILACDSGTIATWAARHWTIRDDREFYLSGNLATMAPGLPYAIAIQHAHPGRQVIAFVGDGGFAMLMAEFLTAVRHQLPIKVVINNNNALGQILWEQIVLGYPEYAVRHGQPEADFSAWARGCGAFGVKVTDAKAVPAAIREALAHPGPALVDCDVNPNEPPMPGKVKYDQAKYFTEAFLRGQPHRVATLATVARDKINELRS; this is translated from the coding sequence ATGCTGGAGATCGTGGGCGAAAGCCTGGCCCGCCGGTTGGTGGATTGGGGCGTCGACACCGTGTTCGGCCTGCCCGGTGACGGCATCAACGGGTTGATGGAGGGCTTCCGCCGGCAGCGCGAGAAGCTGAACTTCTTCCTGGTACACCATGAGGAGGCTGCCGCCTTCATGGCCACCGGGTACGCCAAGTCGACCGGGCGGCTGGGGGTGTGCGCGGCCACCTCCGGCCCCGGCGCCGTCCACCTGCTCAACGGGCTCTACGACGCCAAGCTCGACCACATTCCCGTGCTGGCGATCACCGGCATGCAGGAGACCTCGGTGCTCGGCTCCTACTACCAGCAGGAGGTGCACACCACGCAGCTCTACCACGACGTCGCCTCGTACAACCTGATGGTCACCAACCCGCAGCAGCTGCCGGCCGTGGTCGACCTGGCAATCCGCGACGCGGTCAGCAAGCGGACCGTGGCGCACCTGAGCTTCCCCAACGATGTCCAGGTCGCCCCCGTCTCCGCGGATCCCTACCGGCACGTCAGCCCGGGCAAGCCGCCGATGAGCGCGACCGTGGTGTCGTATCCGCAGCTGCCCCCGGACCCCACCGAGCTGGCCCGGGCCGCCGAGGTGCTCAAGCAAGGCCGCAAGGTTGCCATGCTGGTCGGCGTCGGCGCCCGGCGCGCCCGCGCGGAGGTGCTGGCGGTGGCCGAGGCGCTGGCCAGCCCGATCGTCAAGACCCTGTCCGGCAAGCTCGTGGTGCCCGACGACCATCCGCTGACCACCGGCGGGCTGGGCCTGCTCGGCACCGCGCCGAGCGAGGACCTGATGGAGGAGTGTGACACCCTGCTGATGGTCGGCACGTCCTATCCGTACGCGAAGTACCTGCCCGCACCCGGGCAGGCCCGGGTGGTGCAGATCGACATCGACCCGAGCCTGATCGGCATGCGGTTGCCGGTCGAGGCACCCGTATGTGCCGACGCCACACTGGCGCTGCGTCAGCTGCTCCCGCTACTCGGTCACCGCTCGGACCGGTCGTTCCTGGAGAAGTACCAGCGCAGGATGGATGCCTGGCGTTCCGAGATGGCGGGCCTGGAGGACCCGCGGCGGGACCCGGTGGCGCCGCAGTACCTGGTCAGCTGCATCGACGAGGCCGCCGCCGACGACGCCATCCTCGCCTGCGACTCCGGCACCATCGCCACGTGGGCCGCCCGACACTGGACGATCCGCGACGACCGCGAGTTCTACCTCTCCGGCAACCTGGCCACGATGGCTCCGGGGCTGCCGTACGCGATCGCCATCCAGCACGCGCACCCGGGCCGGCAGGTGATCGCCTTCGTGGGCGACGGTGGCTTCGCCATGCTGATGGCCGAGTTCCTCACCGCCGTCCGCCACCAGCTGCCGATCAAGGTCGTGATCAACAACAACAACGCCCTCGGACAGATCCTCTGGGAGCAGATCGTCCTCGGCTACCCCGAGTATGCGGTGCGGCACGGCCAACCCGAGGCGGACTTCTCGGCGTGGGCCCGTGGGTGTGGCGCCTTCGGGGTCAAGGTCACCGACGCGAAGGCGGTGCCGGCAGCGATCCGTGAGGCCCTCGCGCACCCCGGACCGGCCCTGGTGGACTGCGACGTCAACCCGAACGAACCGCCGATGCCCGGCAAGGTCAAGTACGACCAGGCGAAATACTTCACCGAGGCGTTCCTGCGCGGGCAGCCGCACAGGGTCGCCACCCTTGCCACGGTCGCCCGGGACAAGATCAACGAGCTGCGGTCATGA
- a CDS encoding DUF4360 domain-containing protein: protein MFSWLATGGLILSLLTPTNPVVEFPEPVTPPPNHIVIDLVTVNGSGCPAGTAAVAMSLDNTAFTVTYSQFLAQVGVGAGPTDWRRNCQLNLRVHVPQGFTYAVAQADYRGFAALADGATGVERANYYFQGMSPTAYSTHTFAGPMIDNWQATDVTDVAALVWHPCGEQRNFNINTELWTLAGTSDTSTTTSFMTMDSTDGAISTIYNLAWKTCP from the coding sequence ATGTTCAGTTGGCTTGCGACCGGAGGTCTGATCCTCTCCCTGCTCACGCCCACGAACCCGGTGGTGGAGTTCCCCGAGCCCGTAACTCCTCCCCCCAACCACATCGTCATCGACCTGGTCACCGTCAACGGCTCCGGCTGCCCGGCCGGCACCGCCGCCGTCGCCATGTCGCTCGACAACACCGCCTTCACCGTCACCTACAGCCAGTTCCTCGCCCAGGTCGGGGTCGGCGCGGGGCCGACCGACTGGCGCCGTAACTGCCAGCTCAACCTTCGGGTGCACGTGCCGCAGGGCTTCACCTACGCGGTCGCCCAGGCCGACTATCGCGGCTTCGCCGCCCTGGCCGACGGGGCAACCGGGGTAGAGCGAGCAAACTACTACTTCCAGGGCATGTCACCCACGGCCTACTCGACCCACACCTTCGCCGGCCCAATGATCGACAACTGGCAGGCCACCGACGTCACCGACGTCGCCGCTCTGGTCTGGCACCCCTGCGGCGAGCAACGAAACTTCAACATCAACACGGAGCTCTGGACCCTCGCCGGCACGTCGGACACCAGCACGACGACGAGTTTCATGACGATGGACTCGACCGACGGAGCCATCTCCACCATCTACAACCTCGCCTGGAAGACCTGCCCGTAA
- a CDS encoding NAD(P)-dependent alcohol dehydrogenase, giving the protein MNTMRAAFLEKGRGLIVGERPRPRPKANELLIKVHATCVNPSDWKWLRTMSRLGLQYKPGADFSGVVEAVGAKVTSCQVGDPVFALRGPGKGCASEYLAVPAGQVIKKPDDVSHEQAAGVPTAGITAWHGLTTYGKLTPGQKVLVVGASGGIGTFAVQMAKALGAEVVGVCSTRNVELVKSLGADHVIDYTKERVIAPASHGPFDLILDTVGNEDYKAYFSILTERGLFVSTVPSLRNLTGKLKGYVSTGGRRATFVLVPTRGLKQLKQISALMEQQKVSTYIGDTFSLDEINRAYDLSASGRSRGKIIIRVPG; this is encoded by the coding sequence ATGAACACGATGAGAGCGGCTTTCCTGGAAAAGGGCCGAGGGCTGATAGTCGGGGAGCGGCCGAGGCCCCGACCGAAGGCCAACGAGTTGCTGATCAAGGTGCACGCCACGTGTGTCAATCCGTCAGACTGGAAATGGCTGAGGACGATGTCACGGCTCGGCCTTCAGTACAAGCCGGGGGCGGATTTCAGCGGCGTGGTGGAAGCGGTAGGGGCGAAGGTCACCAGCTGTCAGGTGGGAGATCCGGTCTTCGCCCTGAGGGGCCCTGGCAAGGGATGCGCGAGTGAGTACCTCGCAGTTCCCGCTGGCCAGGTCATCAAGAAGCCGGACGACGTCTCACACGAGCAGGCGGCGGGTGTGCCCACCGCCGGGATCACCGCTTGGCACGGACTCACCACCTACGGGAAGCTGACACCCGGGCAGAAGGTCCTTGTCGTAGGGGCTTCTGGGGGAATCGGAACCTTCGCCGTGCAGATGGCCAAGGCGCTCGGCGCGGAGGTCGTCGGCGTGTGCAGCACGCGCAACGTCGAACTGGTGAAGAGCCTGGGCGCGGACCACGTCATCGATTACACCAAGGAGCGGGTCATCGCCCCCGCCAGCCACGGTCCGTTCGACCTGATCCTCGACACGGTGGGGAATGAGGACTACAAGGCCTATTTCTCCATCCTCACCGAACGAGGGCTGTTCGTATCGACCGTGCCTTCTCTCCGGAACCTGACCGGAAAGCTCAAGGGCTATGTCTCCACCGGTGGTAGGCGCGCCACCTTCGTCCTCGTACCAACCCGAGGACTGAAGCAGCTGAAGCAGATCAGTGCCCTGATGGAGCAGCAGAAGGTATCGACGTACATCGGAGACACGTTCTCGCTCGACGAGATCAACCGGGCCTATGACCTGAGCGCGTCGGGACGGTCGAGGGGAAAGATCATTATTCGGGTGCCGGGCTGA
- a CDS encoding peptidase: protein MNTPTIRGGAALAAAGLALLATPAPVLATPTPSPGATPVTRAGTSFLTAAGIAAGQPAQVDAAIGDYLYWSYPAAVGERHEITATVSFPKSRGGASTWTVEVFDGLRRRQACTSGAQTPTVDAAAGSVSLGCTLRQVRSWAEPWSADPLPGTYYVRLSVADLPEADLGLPMDVQLLVSADGQDSRDDGELKAPLVPPTKAGTVASAEPTAQPTAQHDGGYVDWLPDLGSRWIWSTVGGVLAAAAGVVGFGLTRRPRRP, encoded by the coding sequence ATGAACACCCCGACGATCCGTGGCGGTGCCGCGCTGGCCGCCGCCGGTCTGGCCCTGCTGGCCACGCCGGCCCCGGTGCTGGCCACGCCCACACCTTCTCCGGGTGCCACCCCGGTCACCCGGGCCGGGACCTCCTTCCTGACCGCCGCCGGCATCGCCGCCGGGCAGCCGGCCCAGGTCGACGCCGCCATCGGCGACTACCTGTACTGGTCGTACCCCGCAGCCGTCGGTGAACGGCACGAGATCACCGCTACCGTGTCGTTCCCGAAGTCGCGCGGCGGCGCGTCGACCTGGACGGTGGAGGTCTTCGACGGGCTACGGCGCCGCCAGGCCTGCACGTCCGGTGCCCAGACCCCCACCGTCGACGCCGCCGCCGGCAGCGTGTCGCTCGGCTGCACGCTGCGGCAGGTACGGTCCTGGGCCGAGCCCTGGTCGGCCGACCCGCTGCCCGGGACGTACTACGTCCGGCTGTCGGTGGCCGATCTGCCGGAGGCGGACCTCGGCCTTCCGATGGACGTGCAGCTGTTGGTCAGCGCGGACGGGCAGGACTCCCGCGACGACGGCGAGCTGAAGGCGCCGCTGGTGCCGCCCACCAAGGCCGGCACGGTGGCCAGCGCCGAACCGACGGCACAACCGACCGCGCAACACGACGGCGGATACGTCGACTGGTTGCCCGACCTCGGCTCGCGGTGGATCTGGAGCACGGTGGGCGGCGTCCTGGCGGCCGCGGCCGGCGTCGTCGGCTTCGGGCTCACCCGCCGCCCGCGTCGGCCGTGA
- a CDS encoding MalY/PatB family protein, with protein MASPVPSANGSGAQNPLTRLRLDELRQRTSVKWRKHPPDVLPLWVAEMDVPLAPPVADALRRAVDVGDTGYPHGTAYAEAVGDFAAQRWAWNDFRVERTTIVPDVMMGIVEVLRLVTDPGDGVVICSPVYPPFYAFVGHADRQVIEAPLGPDLRMDLAALDEAFRRARAHGRRPAFLLCNPHNPTGVVHRRDELEAVAELACRHGVRVVSDEIHAPLVLPGTDLTPYLTVAGAEDAFALISASKAWNLAGLKAALAVAGPRAAADLVRMPEEVSHGPSHLGVVAHTAAFRAGGQWLDLLLDGLDANRALLATLLAEHVPSVTYHRPEGTYLAWLDCTRLGSGSGQAAGGPGVVSDVAGPAKMFLDRARVALSSGHVFGTGGAGFVRLNFATSPAILTDAVTRMGHAVRAQHAPPR; from the coding sequence ATGGCAAGCCCCGTACCATCCGCCAACGGTTCCGGAGCACAGAATCCGCTCACCCGCCTGAGGCTGGACGAGCTTCGGCAGCGCACCAGCGTGAAGTGGCGCAAGCACCCGCCGGACGTGCTTCCCCTCTGGGTGGCGGAGATGGACGTACCGCTCGCTCCCCCGGTGGCCGACGCGCTCCGTCGCGCCGTCGACGTCGGTGACACCGGGTACCCGCACGGGACGGCGTACGCCGAGGCGGTCGGTGACTTCGCCGCCCAGCGCTGGGCCTGGAACGACTTCCGGGTCGAACGCACCACGATCGTGCCCGACGTGATGATGGGCATCGTCGAGGTGCTCCGGCTGGTGACCGACCCCGGCGACGGGGTCGTGATCTGCTCCCCCGTGTACCCGCCCTTCTACGCGTTCGTCGGCCACGCCGACCGGCAGGTGATCGAGGCCCCGCTCGGGCCCGACCTGCGCATGGACCTCGCCGCGCTCGACGAGGCCTTCCGCCGGGCCCGAGCCCACGGCCGCCGGCCGGCGTTCCTGCTGTGCAACCCGCACAACCCGACCGGCGTCGTCCATCGTCGGGACGAACTCGAGGCCGTCGCCGAACTGGCATGCCGGCACGGCGTGCGGGTGGTCTCGGACGAGATCCACGCCCCCCTGGTGCTCCCCGGGACGGACCTCACCCCCTACCTCACGGTGGCCGGCGCCGAGGACGCGTTCGCCCTGATCTCCGCCTCGAAGGCGTGGAACCTCGCCGGCCTGAAGGCGGCGCTCGCGGTCGCCGGTCCACGGGCCGCCGCCGACCTGGTCCGCATGCCGGAGGAGGTCAGCCACGGCCCCAGCCACCTGGGCGTCGTCGCGCACACCGCCGCGTTCCGCGCTGGTGGGCAGTGGCTCGACCTGCTTCTCGACGGCCTCGACGCCAACCGCGCGCTGTTGGCGACGCTGCTGGCGGAGCACGTCCCGTCCGTCACCTACCACCGCCCCGAGGGCACGTATCTCGCCTGGCTGGACTGCACCAGGCTGGGCTCCGGCTCGGGGCAGGCGGCCGGCGGACCTGGCGTGGTCAGCGATGTCGCCGGGCCCGCGAAGATGTTTCTCGACCGGGCGCGGGTCGCGCTCAGCTCCGGGCACGTCTTCGGCACCGGCGGGGCGGGCTTCGTGCGCCTCAACTTCGCCACCTCACCCGCGATCCTCACCGACGCCGTCACCCGGATGGGTCACGCGGTGCGGGCGCAGCACGCACCGCCGCGCTGA